The Thermocrinis ruber genomic sequence GAATATGAAGAGAGAAAGCAAAAGGCACTGGTTCAGCTTGGGGAGGTGGAGCTGAAACACAGAGAGCTAAGGCTTCTTATAGATGAAATGGAAGTGCAGATGGAAAAGCTCGCCAAAGAGGTGGAAAGGATAAAGCTATACAGAGAACTCTCCCAAAGAAAAAGGGACATAGAAGTAAAGCTGTTTTCAAAGGAGCTTTTAAAGGTCCTTGAGGAGAAAACTTCCGTAGAACAAAGGCTTATGGGTTTGGAGGAGGAAATAAGGCAACTAAAGGCACAAGCCCAAAAACTCCAAGAGGAAGCCTCCGCTATAGAGAACGAACTTTCCTCCCTGAGGACTGCCATACTTCCCTTCAAAGAAAAAACGGGAAGGTTGAGCGAAAGGTTAGACCTTATCCAAAAGGAAACGGAGGATAAATACAAAGAGATTGAAAAAATGCAGGAGGAGGTAGAGAACGCAAGAAAGAGGATAGCACACTTGGAAAGAGACCTGGAAGTTTTATCCCAAGAGGAAGAAGAACTCAAGGAGGTTATCCGTCAAAAGGAGGAAGAGGTTCAAAAACTTCAGGAAGAGTTTGACGCAATAAACCAGGAACTAAAGGAGAAGGAAAGGGAAATGCAGAGCGCCTTTGAGGAGATGCATCAAACGGAAGAAAAGATGCGTGCCCTTTCAAAGACCATTGAAGAAAAGAAAAAAGAAGCATCTACCTTGGGGTTAAAAATAAAAGAGTTAGAGTTAAAGGAAGAGAGGGTAAGGGAAGAGCTGAAAAATTTGGAAGAGGAGTTAGAAAGGGTTAAAGGCAGTCTTGGGGAAGATGTTCTGAGTAAAGAGAACTATCAAAAAATGCTAAGAGAAGAGGAGTTTGCCCAAAAAAGGCTGAAGGCTAAGCTGGAAGAAGTGGAAGACCAACTGAGAAAGCTTAGGGCAGAGAGAGAGGATGTTTTGCAGGAGCTGGCAGTCCTTAGAGAAAAGCTTAGGTCTGCAGAGCAGGACTATCTTCCCTTTGAAGACATAGAGGGTGTTTACGGAAGGGTAGCGGACTTAATAAAGGTTAAAGACTATGAATACCTGAAAGCTGTAGAAGCAGCTGGTGGGCAAAGGCTCTCCTTTGTGGTGGTAGAAGATGAAGAGGTTGCAAAAAAATGCATCCAAAGATTAAAAGAAATCAGGGGCGGTAGAATGAGCTTTATACCACTTAACAGAATAAAGGACCAACCCTTGCCACCCTTTCCAAGAACCCGTGGTGCGGTGGTTATTGACTATGCGGTAAATCTGGTGGAATACGACAAAAAGTTTGAAAAGGCAATAAGGTTTGTTTTTGGAGATACGTTGGTGGTGGAGAACTTTGACAGTGCAAAGGCTTTGGGCATAGGAAACTACCGGATGGTTAGCCTGGATGGAGAACTCTTTGAAAAGACGGGTGTAATAAGCGGAGGGCACTGGGAATCAAGGGCAAGCTTAGGTAAAAGTTTTTACGAGGAAAAGATCAAGCAGTTGGAGGAGGTTTTGGAGAGGTTAAAGGAGAGTATTTCAGAAAAGGAAGCCTTAGTCAAAAGCTTGAGGGATGAACTGGTAGAAAAGGAGGGAGTGGTAAAGATCCTTGAAAGAAGGCTAAAGGAGTTGGAACAAAAACACAAAGAAGGTTTTGAAAGGATAAAGAGCCTGGAACAGAGACTGCAACAGGGTAAGGAGTATTTAAAGACCTTGGCGGAGGAAAAAGAAAAGGCCCAAAAAAGAAAAAGGGAATTAGAAGAGGAGCTCTCTTACCAAGAGGAAAAGTTGGAAAACCTAAGGTTCAGATACTCTTCCCTTTTGAAAATAGCCAAAGAATCTGGCTTGGAAGCCCTAAGAGAAAAGGCAGAGAAACACAGAAAACTCCTGGAAAGAAAAAAAGAAGAGCTATTCTCCCTGAAGCTGAAAGAACAAGAAATTGCCCAACAAAGGCAAAACCTTCTCCAAGAGATAAACCAGAGGAAAGCAAGGGTTGAAGACCTAACACAAAACATAGAAAATGCCCAAAAGAGGATAGCAGAGCTAAGTCAAGAGAAGGAAAGGATAGAAGAGGAACTGAAGGATATAAACCTTCAGGCTTATGAGCTTTACAAAAGGGTAGATCAACTGGAAAAACAACTCAGGGAAATAACCTCCCTCCTTGGGCAAAAAAGGATGTCCATAGACCTAAAGACCGAGGAAAGGATAGAGATAGAAAGGGAACTTTCTAAGCTAACAGACAAGCAAGCTCAACTCCTTGAGAAATTAAAAGAACTTGGCCAAGAAGAACCGCTAAGTTTGGTGCCGGAGAGCTACACTAAGCTAAAGGATGAGCTTTCAAAGGTGGAAAGGGAAATTAGCCTTTTGGGCAACATAAACTTCAAGGCGGAGGAGGACTACCAAGAGCTCAAAAACAGGCATGCAGAGTATGTGGAAAGGGACAAGAAGCTCTTAGAGGAGAGAAAGGCAATAAAAGAGCTCCTGGAGGAAATTGAAAGTAAAAAGCTAAAGGCTTTCCTCAAGGCTTACGAGCAGATAAACAAGAGCTTTTCCAAGATCTTTGCCAGATTGTCTCCCGGAGGGAAGGCATTTATGCAGTTGGAAAAGGAATATAATCCCTTTGAAGGGGGCATAAACTTGGTGGTAAAACCAAGGGGTAAAGAGGTGCAGTATTTGGAAGCAATCTCAGGTGGTGAAAAGACCTTGGGTGCCCTGTCTTTGATATTTGCACTGCAGGATTATAAGCCCTCCATCTTTTACTACTTTGATGAAGTGGATGCCCACTTGGACGAGGCAAATGCAAGAATGGTGGGAGAACTCATAAAGGAAAGGTCCCAGACTGCCCAGTT encodes the following:
- the smc gene encoding chromosome segregation protein SMC, which gives rise to MKGYIEKLVIEGFKSYGKQRIEIPLGEGFIAVVGPNGAGKSNIGDAISFALGIATSKALRAKNLSYLIFSKDGERADYAYVEVHFKNFGAFPVPEEDVIVSRKVYRDGRSVFRINGKVVKEKELSEFLSKAGIYENGYNVVLQGDIIRFLKMTPIERRKLIEEVAGIGEYEERKQKALVQLGEVELKHRELRLLIDEMEVQMEKLAKEVERIKLYRELSQRKRDIEVKLFSKELLKVLEEKTSVEQRLMGLEEEIRQLKAQAQKLQEEASAIENELSSLRTAILPFKEKTGRLSERLDLIQKETEDKYKEIEKMQEEVENARKRIAHLERDLEVLSQEEEELKEVIRQKEEEVQKLQEEFDAINQELKEKEREMQSAFEEMHQTEEKMRALSKTIEEKKKEASTLGLKIKELELKEERVREELKNLEEELERVKGSLGEDVLSKENYQKMLREEEFAQKRLKAKLEEVEDQLRKLRAEREDVLQELAVLREKLRSAEQDYLPFEDIEGVYGRVADLIKVKDYEYLKAVEAAGGQRLSFVVVEDEEVAKKCIQRLKEIRGGRMSFIPLNRIKDQPLPPFPRTRGAVVIDYAVNLVEYDKKFEKAIRFVFGDTLVVENFDSAKALGIGNYRMVSLDGELFEKTGVISGGHWESRASLGKSFYEEKIKQLEEVLERLKESISEKEALVKSLRDELVEKEGVVKILERRLKELEQKHKEGFERIKSLEQRLQQGKEYLKTLAEEKEKAQKRKRELEEELSYQEEKLENLRFRYSSLLKIAKESGLEALREKAEKHRKLLERKKEELFSLKLKEQEIAQQRQNLLQEINQRKARVEDLTQNIENAQKRIAELSQEKERIEEELKDINLQAYELYKRVDQLEKQLREITSLLGQKRMSIDLKTEERIEIERELSKLTDKQAQLLEKLKELGQEEPLSLVPESYTKLKDELSKVEREISLLGNINFKAEEDYQELKNRHAEYVERDKKLLEERKAIKELLEEIESKKLKAFLKAYEQINKSFSKIFARLSPGGKAFMQLEKEYNPFEGGINLVVKPRGKEVQYLEAISGGEKTLGALSLIFALQDYKPSIFYYFDEVDAHLDEANARMVGELIKERSQTAQFIVVTLREVLASFADKLIGVSGRGGISKVFPLKNLTHSPD